Part of the Carassius auratus strain Wakin chromosome 8, ASM336829v1, whole genome shotgun sequence genome is shown below.
ATTTATGCAGATAACTGtataacttttacttttataaaattaGTCATCCTCTATGACATATGTGGCTGACAAATGCAACCTCATGCAGCCTGCAAAATGAGACACAGCTTATCTGTTTTGAGGCCATCTATATGGCACATGAATTATCTATTTGTACTGGATGGaataaaaatgttactttattttctTACAATTCCATTTTTTATCtacatatctcacaattcttgcTCTCCTAGGTTGcatctattttaattaaaatgcagtaaaGCAGTATTACTGtggaatattatttcaatttaaaaagacttttcaattgtattatattttaaaatataattcattcctgtgatgggaaagcttcattttcagcatcattactccagtcttcagtgtcacatgatcctttagaaatcattctgatatgctgcttTGATGTCCAGGAAGCATTCCTTCATTATTATCAATCATGAAAACAattgttctgcttaatatctttgtggaaactCATACttcttcaggattatttgatgaatagaaagaacagcatttatttgaaaaagaacagAATGAGAATAGaaaattataaatgcctttactgtcactttcgatcactttaatgcatcctttctaaataaaagttataatttctttcaaaataaaaataactgacccACTTAACTTACACATAACAGTAATCTAAAATGATTCTGTGTGTTTCCTGGAATTGACAAATTGGGATGCTAATATACTCACCCCCACGGTTACAATGCAAAGAATAATTTTGGTGATGCTAATAAGAGAAAAGCCAATCACAGCCCAGGGAACAGTTAATTCTTCTACAGCAGGACAGGATTCAGCAGGGATCATGGTGGTGATGGGATAAACTGTGCTCACATCCAAACATTCTGAAAATTAAGATTACTTAGTTATTACTTACTTAGCATAATTAGAATACATGCACTTAAAGATACGGTTTTGATGCACCAACATACAGAATTTCAGAATCAAACCGATTTTATGTGGAATGAACTAGACTGTCCGGGCTCTAAATTACCTGAGATATTCAATCCAACTATAGACTCATCATTTTGACCTCCAACCTCTGCAGCCAGGAAGcatttatattctccagagtctgaaGGTTGCGTATTTTTTAACACCAGGGTCTCTTTATCTTCCAGAGAAATGTTGGTCAAGTTATAGTATGCATATTCATCTTTTTTCCTCTTGATGATAGGAACATTCTAGAAAAGAAAGACATGGCTTTATTAGGGGATTTTGTTGTGGTGTTGTGTTTTCTGGTTGAACAGACCGACAAAGTCAAATGCCAAATGGTATGCCACTGAGGTGCAGAGGATGCTACTCATCAAAGGAACAGCTTTTTGCTGGCTAACCATCATGCACCTTTCTTTTTTACTTTCAGCTTACTTTCAGTATTTCAAAACTAATCagttaaaatataaaagcaactCACATCATTTTTATACCACATGACGTAACGGTAGGTTTTTGTTTGGTCAGTAGCTGTACAAGGAAGTCTGATGACATCATTACAGTTACCCATAATAAAGTCTATTTCTTCTGTTATCCCACAGTGCAATGCTGCCATTGCAAACAACAGCAGTTCTGCAAGGAGAAATACAGAGTGGAAAGTAAGCATCAATCTGTTAATATTAGCacctgtttaaataataattcgCTATCTGGCCTATGTGTTATCGTAGATGAACTTTCAGTGTCTGACTGTGGTGATGCTAAATGGGTCAGTGACCTATACAAATGACCTATAATATTAAATGCATAGTTAACCccaaaatgaatcatttttttctcctctttcctctactaaactaaaaagaaaatattttgaagaatggacCTCATTGACTTTCACAGGATATTTTAACACTCTGATGAAGTCAGTTGTTTTAAACACCAAAAACAAAAACCATATGATATATACTGTAGATGCTATTTAATACCACTAACCTAACATAgatcaaacatattttttaacagtcattAGGAATAACACACACAGAACCTTTAAATTACCATGAAATATCATTCACAGACCTGAAAACTTGTACAAAATACTGATAGTTTTGAAGAAAGGCTAAATTTAGGGTCAAGTGACTTGATTGTTTGTTTAGTAACTAAAATAAAGGAAACTGTTTGCCAACCCTCTTCACCTTCACTGGCTTATAACTGCATGATTCTGTAGAATTTCACATCCCTATCATCACATTCAGTTCTGAATTTAACAGGACAGAGAagttacaaaaagaaaagaagtctcaagtgaaaaaataaaaaaataaaaatcacttgtGTGTCTCTTCTAGCCATTTAGGCATCAGCTCAAAATGATACAGAAAGCACTCAACATAATTTCTGTGAACCTAatgcttaaattaaataataatatcagaattatttattttaaagtatttttctaAGTAGTTAGGTTTGAAAGAGAACATTTTGACCATTGGCCATGGCTTTGATGAGTTTAAAGTCAGTTGGTAATAAAGTCTGAAATGCACTTACCTGGAATCTTCATATTTCTCATTCTGAGTTCTTTACAGAGGGTAAAACCAAGCCATCAGTGATTACGAGTGGCCTTACGGCTGTTTCTTATTGCTCTTCACCTACAAACAGAAAGTGTCATCAGTTTAACAAAAGTGAGGTGCTGCTTGGAGAAAACATGAAAAGGTCATGCATGTCTCAATTCCGCCCTCTGGTGAGTGTaacgataaataataataataaaaaacggaCGTTTGTACATAAAACAGAATATAAAAGAAGATGATAACTACcccaatacattttttaatcattgaaTCGTCACTGACTTTGACTGGAACAAAATAGGATGGATATTTTAAATATGTGGCAGAGTCAAAAACATAtcgagaaaaaaataacaaataaaagaaaagccAGAACTTGCTTATGTAGATATTTTTGTGAATGGTGTAGAGTTTCAGatcatcattttataataaaatttaaatctgAGAAATTACTGTTTAAATGACATTAGTATAATTTACAtagtataaattaataattataaatgtattgattGCAATAGTATTGTAAATAGCCTtactaaaataatgttatttcagATAGTCATCTGAATTATACTGAAatatttctaacaatattaactgaaacaacacacaaataaatacatgaacataaatatttacacacatatactattctaatattattagaaaatacgggattagtttccattcagtgatactcaactatatatatatatatatatatatatatatatatatatacatatacatatacatatacatatatatatacatatacatatacatatatatatatatacatatacatatacatatacatatatatatatacatatacatatatatatatatatatatatacatatatat
Proteins encoded:
- the LOC113107522 gene encoding uncharacterized protein LOC113107522, yielding MRNMKIPELLLFAMAALHCGITEEIDFIMGNCNDVIRLPCTATDQTKTYRYVMWYKNDNVPIIKRKKDEYAYYNLTNISLEDKETLVLKNTQPSDSGEYKCFLAAEVGGQNDESIVGLNISECLDVSTVYPITTMIPAESCPAVEELTVPWAVIGFSLISITKIILCIVTVGVCDRVIFRTVRRKQEGRGSKTGRSSWKD